One Coffea arabica cultivar ET-39 chromosome 5c, Coffea Arabica ET-39 HiFi, whole genome shotgun sequence DNA window includes the following coding sequences:
- the LOC113690426 gene encoding probable leucine-rich repeat receptor-like serine/threonine-protein kinase At3g14840 isoform X2, giving the protein MAHNKMFLRCHPGFSDASAAAAIFFFLLVMLASGATLVSDEVEVLKEIAKTLGKTDWDFSVDPCSGQSNWRNDAALPEFANAVTCDCSFENNTTCHVSSIVLKSLSLPGTLPAELVKLPYLREFDVSRNCLSGNIPPIWGTMQLVNMSLYGNRISGIIPKELGNISTLVNLTLDFNQLSGPIPPELGNLTRLKKLTLTSNNWSGELPVTLAKLTALTMFRIGDCNLTGSIPNFIENWKSIQNLVIQGSGLSGPIPPGIASLTNLTDLRISDLSGNETAFPLFSNATNMTRLILRSCNIAGQLPDYLGSLAHLKVLDVSFNKISGQIPRNLDTSNTVFMYLTGNNIIGSIPDGMLNSRVYRDLSYNNFTPSNSESSSCQATNLNLFASSWKNNKSITFPCLRSFQCQQNWSSLHINCGGGEVKTGDTSYEDDSQPGGPSKFYQSGTNWGFSSTGHFMDNESLTYVLSNGSRFSGNDANNLYSEARLSPLSLTYYGFCLLNGNYMVKLHFAEIKITNDGTYRSLGRRIFDIHIQGKLIRKDFNIENNTIGGVNEPVVLNIPAVVSDSTLEIRFYWAGKGTTDIPDKGVYGPLISAISVDHDVRGLDQQTGSFTLRQIKYATNNFDSSNIIGKGGFGSVYKGNLSDGTIIAVKQLSSKSTQGNREFLNEIGVISAVQHPNLVKLYGCCVEGDQLLLVYEYMENNSLGRALFGLEEHQLELDWPTRRKICVGIARGLAYLHGESRLKIVHRDIKASNVLLDKELNPKISDFGLARLHEDEDTHISTRVAGTFGYMAPEYAMRGYLTDKADVYSFGVVLLEIVSGKSNAGFKPKEEEEYLNLLDWAHLLKKEMKLMELVDSRLGPDVNENEIMLTIEIALLCTSISPAVRPSMSTVVSMLEGRVEDQKSILDGSAWSASVKEISDEQYLLSTFDESQPQSTSSDLPFTASSTSASDLYPISLETGFLDDES; this is encoded by the exons ATGGCACACAACAAGATGTTTCTCCGGTGCCATCCTGGATTCTCAGATGCTTCTGCTGCTGCAGCAATATTCTTCTTCTTGCTGGTAATGCTTGCCTCTGGAGCCACATTGGTATCAGATGAAG TGGAAGTTTTGAAGGAAATTGCAAAAACATTAGGGAAGACTGATTGGGATTTCAGCGTAGATCCCTGTAGTGGACAATCAAACTGGAGAAATGATGCTGCCCTACCTGAATTTGCGAATGCGGTTACTTGTGATTGTTCCTTTGAAAATAACACGACCTGTCATGTCAGTAGTAT AGTATTGAAATCACTGAGTCTTCCGGGAACACTGCCAGCAGAATTGGTCAAACTCCCTTACCTCCGTGAGTT TGACGTTTCTCGGAACTGCCTTTCTGGTAATATCCCTCCAATATGGGGTACCATGCAGCTTGTGAACAT GTCCCTCTATGGTAACCGCATATCAGGAATAATACCAAAAGAACTTGGAAACATCAGCACACTTGTGAATCT AACTTTGGACTTCAATCAGTTGTCTGGACCTATACCTCCAGAGCTTGGGAATCTTACACGCTTAAAAAAACT AACTCTTACCTCGAATAATTGGAGTGGGGAGTTGCCTGTGACATTGGCTAAGTTGACCGCCTTGACCATGTT tcgGATTGGTGACTGCAACTTGACGGGAAGTATTCCTAATTTCATCGAAAACTGGAAAAGTATACAGAATTT AGTGATCCAGGGTAGTGGTTTAAGTGGGCCAATCCCACCTGGCATTGcttctttaacaaatttaacTGATTT GAGAATTAGTGATTTGAGTGGAAATGAGACTGCTTTTCCTCTCTTTAGCAATGCGACTAATATGACGAGGCT GATATTGAGGAGTTGCAATATAGCAGGGCAGTTACCAGACTATCTTGGCTCCCTGGCACACTTGAAAGTCTT GGACGTCAGTTTTAACAAAATTAGTGGACAAATTCCAAGAAACTTAGACACTTCAAACACGGTTTTCAT GTACCTCACAGGAAACAACATCATAGGATCTATTCCTGACGGGATGCTCAATAGCAGAGTGTATAG AGACCTTTCATACAACAATTTTACTCCTTCAAATTCAGAATCCTCGAGTTGCCAAGCCACGAACTT GAATTTATTCGCTAGCTCTTGGAAGAACAACAAATC GATCACGTTCCCATGCTTGCGGAGTTTCCAATGTCAGCAAA ACTGGTCCTCTTTACATATAAATTGTGGTGGAGGAGAAGTAAAAACCGGTGATACAAGCTACGAAGACGATTCACAGCCTGGAGGGCCTTCAAAATTCTACCAGAGTGGAACGAATTGGGGATTTAGCAGCACTGGTCACTTCATGGATAACGAGTCTCTGACCTATGTCCTGAGTAATGGTTCAAGATTTTCAGGGAATGACGCAAATAATTTATACTCGGAAGCAAGACTTTCTCCTCTTTCACTGACGTATTATGGGTTCTGTCTGCTAAATGGAAACTACATGGTAAAGCTCCACTTTGCTGAAATCAAGATTACTAATGATGGAACATACCGCAGCCTCGGAAGGCGCATATTTGATATACACATTCAG GGAAAGTTGATCCGGAAAGACTTCAATATTGAGAACAACACAATAGGTGGCGTCAATGAGCCTGTAGTTCTAAATATTCCTGCTGTAGTTAGTGACAGTACATTAGAGATCCGCTTCTACTGGGCTGGAAAAGGAACGACCGATATCCCCGACAAGGGAGTGTATGGTCCTCTAATATCTGCCATTTCTGTGGATCACG ATGTAAGAGGTCTAGATCAACAAACAGGATCATTCACCCTGAGACAAATCAAGTACGCAACAAACAACTTTGATTCTTCCAATATAATTGGAAAAGGTGGTTTTGGTTCTGTCTACAAG GGAAATCTGTCTGACGGAACCATAATTGCGGTAAAGCAGCTTTCTTCCAAATCGACCCAAGGAAACCGAGAATTTCTGAATGAAATAGGTGTGATTTCTGCTGTACAACACCCTAATCTCGTAAAGCTCTATGGATGCTGCGTCGAGGGAGACCAATTGTTGCTTGTATACGAGTACATGGAAAATAACAGCCTTGGTCGTGCATTGTTTG GTCTTGAAGAGCACCAGTTGGAATTAGATTGGCCAACAAGGCGTAAGATCTGTGTTGGTATAGCAAGAGGTTTGGCCTATCTCCATGGAGAATCGAGGTTGAAGATTGTCCATAGAGACATCAAAGCCAGCAATGTGCTACTTGATAAGGAGCTAAATCCTAAGATATCAGACTTTGGCCTGGCGAGGCTTCATGAAGACGAAGACACCCATATAAGTACCCGCGTTGCTGGAACCTT TGGATATATGGCACCTGAATATGCAATGAGAGGCTACTTAACTGACAAAGCAGATGTCTATAGCTTTGGAGTTGTTCTTCTGGAAATTGTCAGCGGAAAGAGCAACGCTGGTTTTAAAccaaaggaggaggaggagtacTTGAATCTTCTCGACTGG GCTCATCTCTTGAAGAAggaaatgaaattgatggaACTAGTTGATTCCAGATTGGGACCAGACGTCAACGAAAATGAGATCATGTTGACAATTGAAATAGCCCTGCTTTGCACCAGTATATCTCCGGCCGTTAGGCCTAGTATGTCAACAGTGGTGAGCATGCTAGAAGGAAGAGTAGAGGATCAAAAGTCGATTCTAGACGGGAGTGCATGGAGTGCCAGTGTGAAGGAAATCAGTGATGAGCAATACCtgctatcaactttcgatgagAGCCAGCCGCAGAGCACGTCAAGCGACCTGCCATTTACTGCGTCTTCAACATCTGCTTCTGATTTATACCCCATCAGTCTAGAGACTGGTTTTCTGGACGACGAGTCATGA
- the LOC113690426 gene encoding probable leucine-rich repeat receptor-like serine/threonine-protein kinase At3g14840 isoform X1, which translates to MAHNKMFLRCHPGFSDASAAAAIFFFLLVMLASGATLVSDEVEVLKEIAKTLGKTDWDFSVDPCSGQSNWRNDAALPEFANAVTCDCSFENNTTCHVSSIVLKSLSLPGTLPAELVKLPYLREFDVSRNCLSGNIPPIWGTMQLVNMSLYGNRISGIIPKELGNISTLVNLTLDFNQLSGPIPPELGNLTRLKKLTLTSNNWSGELPVTLAKLTALTMFRIGDCNLTGSIPNFIENWKSIQNLVIQGSGLSGPIPPGIASLTNLTDLRISDLSGNETAFPLFSNATNMTRLILRSCNIAGQLPDYLGSLAHLKVLDVSFNKISGQIPRNLDTSNTVFMYLTGNNIIGSIPDGMLNSRVYRDLSYNNFTPSNSESSSCQATNLNLFASSWKNNKSITFPCLRSFQCQQNWSSLHINCGGGEVKTGDTSYEDDSQPGGPSKFYQSGTNWGFSSTGHFMDNESLTYVLSNGSRFSGNDANNLYSEARLSPLSLTYYGFCLLNGNYMVKLHFAEIKITNDGTYRSLGRRIFDIHIQGKLIRKDFNIENNTIGGVNEPVVLNIPAVVSDSTLEIRFYWAGKGTTDIPDKGVYGPLISAISVDHVPSEHGLSVGAIVGIVLAVLFTVSLVLAILGWKFRMQPSQTTQQDVRGLDQQTGSFTLRQIKYATNNFDSSNIIGKGGFGSVYKGNLSDGTIIAVKQLSSKSTQGNREFLNEIGVISAVQHPNLVKLYGCCVEGDQLLLVYEYMENNSLGRALFGLEEHQLELDWPTRRKICVGIARGLAYLHGESRLKIVHRDIKASNVLLDKELNPKISDFGLARLHEDEDTHISTRVAGTFGYMAPEYAMRGYLTDKADVYSFGVVLLEIVSGKSNAGFKPKEEEEYLNLLDWAHLLKKEMKLMELVDSRLGPDVNENEIMLTIEIALLCTSISPAVRPSMSTVVSMLEGRVEDQKSILDGSAWSASVKEISDEQYLLSTFDESQPQSTSSDLPFTASSTSASDLYPISLETGFLDDES; encoded by the exons ATGGCACACAACAAGATGTTTCTCCGGTGCCATCCTGGATTCTCAGATGCTTCTGCTGCTGCAGCAATATTCTTCTTCTTGCTGGTAATGCTTGCCTCTGGAGCCACATTGGTATCAGATGAAG TGGAAGTTTTGAAGGAAATTGCAAAAACATTAGGGAAGACTGATTGGGATTTCAGCGTAGATCCCTGTAGTGGACAATCAAACTGGAGAAATGATGCTGCCCTACCTGAATTTGCGAATGCGGTTACTTGTGATTGTTCCTTTGAAAATAACACGACCTGTCATGTCAGTAGTAT AGTATTGAAATCACTGAGTCTTCCGGGAACACTGCCAGCAGAATTGGTCAAACTCCCTTACCTCCGTGAGTT TGACGTTTCTCGGAACTGCCTTTCTGGTAATATCCCTCCAATATGGGGTACCATGCAGCTTGTGAACAT GTCCCTCTATGGTAACCGCATATCAGGAATAATACCAAAAGAACTTGGAAACATCAGCACACTTGTGAATCT AACTTTGGACTTCAATCAGTTGTCTGGACCTATACCTCCAGAGCTTGGGAATCTTACACGCTTAAAAAAACT AACTCTTACCTCGAATAATTGGAGTGGGGAGTTGCCTGTGACATTGGCTAAGTTGACCGCCTTGACCATGTT tcgGATTGGTGACTGCAACTTGACGGGAAGTATTCCTAATTTCATCGAAAACTGGAAAAGTATACAGAATTT AGTGATCCAGGGTAGTGGTTTAAGTGGGCCAATCCCACCTGGCATTGcttctttaacaaatttaacTGATTT GAGAATTAGTGATTTGAGTGGAAATGAGACTGCTTTTCCTCTCTTTAGCAATGCGACTAATATGACGAGGCT GATATTGAGGAGTTGCAATATAGCAGGGCAGTTACCAGACTATCTTGGCTCCCTGGCACACTTGAAAGTCTT GGACGTCAGTTTTAACAAAATTAGTGGACAAATTCCAAGAAACTTAGACACTTCAAACACGGTTTTCAT GTACCTCACAGGAAACAACATCATAGGATCTATTCCTGACGGGATGCTCAATAGCAGAGTGTATAG AGACCTTTCATACAACAATTTTACTCCTTCAAATTCAGAATCCTCGAGTTGCCAAGCCACGAACTT GAATTTATTCGCTAGCTCTTGGAAGAACAACAAATC GATCACGTTCCCATGCTTGCGGAGTTTCCAATGTCAGCAAA ACTGGTCCTCTTTACATATAAATTGTGGTGGAGGAGAAGTAAAAACCGGTGATACAAGCTACGAAGACGATTCACAGCCTGGAGGGCCTTCAAAATTCTACCAGAGTGGAACGAATTGGGGATTTAGCAGCACTGGTCACTTCATGGATAACGAGTCTCTGACCTATGTCCTGAGTAATGGTTCAAGATTTTCAGGGAATGACGCAAATAATTTATACTCGGAAGCAAGACTTTCTCCTCTTTCACTGACGTATTATGGGTTCTGTCTGCTAAATGGAAACTACATGGTAAAGCTCCACTTTGCTGAAATCAAGATTACTAATGATGGAACATACCGCAGCCTCGGAAGGCGCATATTTGATATACACATTCAG GGAAAGTTGATCCGGAAAGACTTCAATATTGAGAACAACACAATAGGTGGCGTCAATGAGCCTGTAGTTCTAAATATTCCTGCTGTAGTTAGTGACAGTACATTAGAGATCCGCTTCTACTGGGCTGGAAAAGGAACGACCGATATCCCCGACAAGGGAGTGTATGGTCCTCTAATATCTGCCATTTCTGTGGATCACG TACCATCAGAACATGGCTTATCCGTAGGTGCCATAGTTGGGATTGTACTTGCAGTTCTGTTTACCGTATCTCTGGTTCTAGCCATACTTGGGTGGAAATTCCGCATGCAACCCAGTCAAACAACGCAGCAAG ATGTAAGAGGTCTAGATCAACAAACAGGATCATTCACCCTGAGACAAATCAAGTACGCAACAAACAACTTTGATTCTTCCAATATAATTGGAAAAGGTGGTTTTGGTTCTGTCTACAAG GGAAATCTGTCTGACGGAACCATAATTGCGGTAAAGCAGCTTTCTTCCAAATCGACCCAAGGAAACCGAGAATTTCTGAATGAAATAGGTGTGATTTCTGCTGTACAACACCCTAATCTCGTAAAGCTCTATGGATGCTGCGTCGAGGGAGACCAATTGTTGCTTGTATACGAGTACATGGAAAATAACAGCCTTGGTCGTGCATTGTTTG GTCTTGAAGAGCACCAGTTGGAATTAGATTGGCCAACAAGGCGTAAGATCTGTGTTGGTATAGCAAGAGGTTTGGCCTATCTCCATGGAGAATCGAGGTTGAAGATTGTCCATAGAGACATCAAAGCCAGCAATGTGCTACTTGATAAGGAGCTAAATCCTAAGATATCAGACTTTGGCCTGGCGAGGCTTCATGAAGACGAAGACACCCATATAAGTACCCGCGTTGCTGGAACCTT TGGATATATGGCACCTGAATATGCAATGAGAGGCTACTTAACTGACAAAGCAGATGTCTATAGCTTTGGAGTTGTTCTTCTGGAAATTGTCAGCGGAAAGAGCAACGCTGGTTTTAAAccaaaggaggaggaggagtacTTGAATCTTCTCGACTGG GCTCATCTCTTGAAGAAggaaatgaaattgatggaACTAGTTGATTCCAGATTGGGACCAGACGTCAACGAAAATGAGATCATGTTGACAATTGAAATAGCCCTGCTTTGCACCAGTATATCTCCGGCCGTTAGGCCTAGTATGTCAACAGTGGTGAGCATGCTAGAAGGAAGAGTAGAGGATCAAAAGTCGATTCTAGACGGGAGTGCATGGAGTGCCAGTGTGAAGGAAATCAGTGATGAGCAATACCtgctatcaactttcgatgagAGCCAGCCGCAGAGCACGTCAAGCGACCTGCCATTTACTGCGTCTTCAACATCTGCTTCTGATTTATACCCCATCAGTCTAGAGACTGGTTTTCTGGACGACGAGTCATGA